The window GGTAAAGGGATTTAGCTCTAAAATGGTCATTGGCAGGGCCATGGCCGGGGTTATACCGGGAAACTTTGCCGCTACAACTATTCCTAGTATTGCGCTTAAAAATCCTACTGGTAAAATAATGATACCGGCAAGTATATATCCCAATCTTGCATTTCGTCCATCCTTGGCGGCAAAGGATATCTGCACAACGGCCTGTGTAGAGTAAGCCTGGGTAATCATAACTATAAACCAGGCAATAATAACTGCCAAACCAAGACCGCCCAGGGGTGAAAACCACTGATCCCCAGGTGGTAAAGAAACTGCCAGATTAGAAAAACCACCAATACCTTTAACAGCTAAGACTGCTCCCAAAAGTATACCAAAATAAATTACAATTACATTAATAACATTTGTAAGGCCAGCTGCCCAGTATCCTCCAATAAGGGTAATACCAACAAATACAACTGCACTAAAAAGCATTCCTGATTCAAAGGTAAATACTTCTGGTAAAAGGGCCGCAAGTATTGCTCCACCTGCAACATATTGTAGAGATGTGATAACAATTTGAATAACAATTTGTCCTAACACTGCAATTATTCTACCCGAAACGTCAAAATACCTTTCAAATAATTCGGGAATAGTGGCACATTCCAACTGACGGTATCTTGAAGCAACTGTCAAGCCAACTAAGATGGCTCCTGCCGCCCAGGCAGCATTATACCAACCAGCTGCCATGCCAACTCTATAGGCATTTTCAGCAACGCCTATGGTAGAGGCTCCGCCAATAGCTAATCCAGCCACCATCACTGCCACAATGCCTGCTGGAAAACCCCTGCCGGCAAGTAAATAACCCACAATTCCTCCCTTGCTTAATTTGGTAGCATACCATGTTACTGCATATAAAGCTATAATGTACACCACCACAATTATTAACGGTATACTCATTTAATTCCCTCCCTGAAATATTTTCATATTTAAAGCCAGACTATTAGTCCAGCAGACTTTTAGTTTTTTAGTTCTAAATTAATAACACTTCTATTTAACAATAGGATAAGTTATTGAGCCATGGGGCATGATGTGTACAGATTTGACCTGCTGCTTTTCCTGAATTATTTTTAACCCTTCATCAATGGAACTAACAGGCCTCATGCCCACCCTTTCTACAACCTCTCGTTCCAGAGAGCTTACCAGGTACACAGTCT of the Desulfitibacter alkalitolerans DSM 16504 genome contains:
- a CDS encoding sodium:solute symporter family protein, with protein sequence MSIPLIIVVVYIIALYAVTWYATKLSKGGIVGYLLAGRGFPAGIVAVMVAGLAIGGASTIGVAENAYRVGMAAGWYNAAWAAGAILVGLTVASRYRQLECATIPELFERYFDVSGRIIAVLGQIVIQIVITSLQYVAGGAILAALLPEVFTFESGMLFSAVVFVGITLIGGYWAAGLTNVINVIVIYFGILLGAVLAVKGIGGFSNLAVSLPPGDQWFSPLGGLGLAVIIAWFIVMITQAYSTQAVVQISFAAKDGRNARLGYILAGIIILPVGFLSAILGIVVAAKFPGITPAMALPMTILELNPFTAGMALAGLWAADVSTAVGLLLGSSTLVVNDIWKRFIQPDIPQKQQLIVSRVTVLLISLLTYWLATSVLGIIKTLLIGLTLTTSYTIVLLFAMFAPKFCKRGSAFWTVLIGIIYLAIWQFVPAIRIVPHPIYLAWPIGLIAFFIVYFVDPRPSKIPASR